A window of Parambassis ranga chromosome 18, fParRan2.1, whole genome shotgun sequence genomic DNA:
GAAATACCTGATGCCATGTGTCTATAGGAGTACTTACTCTTGATTACATACTGAAAGTGTCAAGGTTcgtcagggtttgtggatgaggaGCGGACACAGGTGCGGTTATAAGTccaaaacagtcttttatttaaagccaggagggcaaaacaatacaaaactaaaaatcacacttgtcgtggtcaaaaAGTAAAGTACAAAACAACTAACTAAAAAAATTACACTTAGCATGGCAAAACCAGATCcagaaaaacaggcacatggcaCAAAAGGCAAGAGCAAAAGACAAGGCATGAACGAGGCCTCTACCTGGAGCACgctgaggtcaggcagaagtacatgagGTAGGCGAGGatctaggcatggcatggcatggcatggcatggacgagacatgaaacaaaacaaacactacacCAAACGAGATgaactagcaaagacaaaggggaagacacagactatatacaaagggaccagggaagacaacgaggcacaggtggcacacattagggcagggcaggtgatcacacaaggagggaaaaaacaggaagcaaaactccagacaatgcacaggggggacaggactaccaaagtaaaacaggaagcacaagacacaactaaacaaaacactataacaacaggaaaacaacaataactaaacacagataaaactaaaaacccaaaacaaggaaaacaaaaccataaataaacaccaggtcgtgacagaaAGTGGCTTTCTGCTGACAATAGCAACACGTAGTTGTATAATGACCCAGActgtatatttaaaataatcaacgaaaaatgtgaaaaaatgtgcaaatcaaGGCATTCTACCCATACTTCCATGGTTGCTGCTGActacacagagaggaggaaaggaccaaccaaatttaaaaacaaaatcactagACAATACAATTGTGAAGTTCATCCATCCTCACAATGTCTTATCAACAAGCCACTACAATGTTTTCATATGTAATCCATACATATGTTTATTGGGTTACCTTAATGGCAAAGCATGGCAGGGCTCTAGTGTgtgacctaatttctcaatggagcaaaacaaaaatatccAGTGCTAAAAGTTAGTCTATAGCCCTGCATAGTAGCACAAAACCTCAAGGGATTTGCAGTTCAACAGAAAACCAACACTACCATTTCAAAGTGGACGCTCTTTACAAGTAAGAAAATAGTGTACACAGTCTACTACTTGTATATTAACAGACAGAAACTCCACGATCAGAGTCATAAGAACTTACTGTCAGCAGTTGCTGTGACAACTCAGAATCAGTGATCACCTATGGAAAGCTGGCTGTACTAGATCATTGAAGACTATGCTCATGGTTCAGCAAAGTGATCAACTAAGCACCTGACATAGTCATCATGCCAAGAAGAACCATCCATCCCCCTACATGAAGTGTCAACTGTGAAGTAGCAAGTTTAAAGCACTAAGCTTTAGTTAACATTCATGTAGTTAAATATTTGTTAGAGCTTAAAAACTTGTAGCATGAAAAACACACCCCGCCCCTCTAACTCCCTTTATATGAGCTGAGTGCCACCTTCTATCCTGGCAGTGAGATGAAAAAGGAACCATGGGCTTCATCTTGATAACCACTTTGTTCCTCAGCAGCCTTGGTAAGTACTGGCATCTAATTTATTCCCAGCATCGAGTAATGTAAACAAGCAAGACTTCAAAATTTGATAATCAGCAAGCACACGACAAAGAAATGACTGATGATGTTGCCATATTCTGCAGTCATGGCTAATACTATGGTCTCCCCTGAATTCAGGCTTGATCTCTGTCTCAGGATCTGAGTCTCAGTCTGTGGAGGTCCTGCATGgtgaaaatgtcacattgtgGTGCCGCAACATCTCCAAAGGTCCAACACAGACAGAGTGGTTCAGAATGATCAACAGAACCAAGGGCAGCTGTATCTCTTCCATGTACGGCTATCAAGACACTGCTGCATTCTGTGATGGACTTCACCTTGGAAAATATGAAATGAGTTCCAACAACTCCACTGTTTTTCTAAGCATCAACCGGGTAGATTTATCGGACTCTGGGCTGTACTTCTGTGGATTTTACATGACAGCACATACAGTTATTGCAAAAGTAATTGAGTTAAACATTCAAGGTAAGATTGTGGTGGAGGCAATAACACTTCCAGTTTAATGTTCTTATCATTTCTGTGTCATCTCACAATTAAAGGCAAACAGGAGATCAGAATACATAAAATTATATTATGCACATTGATTACAGGCACCAGTGGCTCCAACTGTGAAACCAAGGAAAATAATCAAGGTAAGAAAgtatttcttttccttttttttttcaaaaaatggaTAAAGAGGTCGATTTCCTGAATAAACATAAGAGTCTTTCTAAATttgtgaacaaaatgaacaaTAATTTTGTGCACTGCAGAGAAACCAGATGGAAACACAAACCTGATGACTGTAACCTTAGGCGGTCTAACTGTTTTCTTCATGATGGCTGTTATTGGTTTGGCTGTAAAACTCCAGAAACTTAAGAAAGGTACAGCAGGCTTTTGATCTGTTACACAGTCTCTGTTAGTGGGCAAAGACTAAAGTAACAATTCACTATGTGTTTCTATTTGCCTTTAGCCATAAATGAACAGCAGCCAGAACAAAGCAAGGTGAGCATTTCATATAGTGTATGTCATGATGAACAACTTTTTTAACTTTACTGATTGTCATCAAAATGATGTTAGCCTTTTTAAATAAGTTAGTCTGTTCAATATTGTTAACCAACTTAATGTGAGAAAGACATTAGTTTGTAGTCATGATTTTAAGACACTGAACCGATCCATTGGGTCATGCACTAGTTATTGTTTCAAGTGTTGCTGTGCCGCTATGTTAATATCAGCATTTATTCTCTCATTCTTTTGTCACTAAATCTCATCTTTGTTCCTCCTGGTTTGTATTGTTAAACAGGACCAGAGAACCAAAACTagaattaattttttttttttatatttatttttggtaAACTGAGCTACAAGCTGTGCGATACAGTTTGTGAGTAATCATCCTGATTTGCTATTTTACAGAATTTGAGGTCAGATGATCTGAACTATGCAGCTCTGAGTTTCCAGGCAAAAGCAAAAAGGAGCCACAGGCCCAAAAGAGAGCTGGAGCCAAACGTTGTGTATGCTGCCACCAGATAGATTCAGGAAGCACCTGGAACTGCAGCTTTATCATATCAACCTGCTGATCTGTTTGGTGTGggagtgaaaataaaatgtgcctAACACCTCTGCATTCAGACTCTGCAGTCCTTCTaatcatctttgttttttgagTGTGGTCACAGTGTCTATTTCTCTGGTCTGCTAACTGTCTAAGAGCAAATAGGACAAGCTTGAAGTGTGATAGAGGAGGAGTCTGAACAAGCATGGAGGATTGTCAAACTTTCTTATGGGTGGAGTTAAACAGTTTGCTGTGAGAAAAATAAGATAAAGATCACTGGTTAGACAGGAAGAAAGCAGAGTGTGGTCTGAGCACAACTGAAGTAAAAGCCTTGCGGTCACACCTCTGATGGAAAGTATAAAGCACCACACCTGTCAGTATAGACAAGCTAATGTGTTTAGACATTCATAAATAAAGCAATTCTTGAATATACTGGCATCCTGAGGTAATTTCTATGAGAGTATAGACACGAACTGAAATACCTGATGCCATGTGTCTACAGGAGTACTTACTCTTGACTACATACTGAAAGTGGCTTTATGCTGACAATAGCAACACGTAGTTGTATAATGACCCAGactgtgtatttaaaataatcaacgaaaaatgtggaaaaatgtgCAAATCAAGGCATTCTACCTATAATTCCATGGTTGCTGCCGActacacagagaggaggaaaggaccaagttcaaaaacaaaatcactaGACAATACAATTGTGAAGTTCATCCATCCTCACAATGTCTTATCAACAAGCCACTACAATGTTTTCATATGTAATCCATACATATGTTTATTGGGTTACCTTAACGGCAAAGCATGGCAGGGCTCTAGTGTGCGACCTAATTTCTAAATggagcaaaacaaaaatatccAGTGCTAAAAGTTAGTCTATAGCCCTGCATAGTATCACAAAACCTCAAGGGATTTGCAGTTCAACAGAAAACCAACACTACCATTTCAAAGTGGACGCACTTTACAAGTAAGAAAATAGTGTACACAGTCTACTACTTGTATATTAACAGACAGAAACTCCACGGTCAGAGTCATAAGAACTTACTGTCAGCAGTTGCTGTGACAACTCAGAATCAGTGATCACCTATGGAAAGCTGGCTGTACTAAATCATTGAAGACTATGCTCATGGTTCAGCAAAGTGATCAACTAAGCACCTGACATGGTCATCATGCCAAGAAGAACCATCCATCACAAGCACTAAGCTTTAGGTAACATTCATGTAGTTAAATATTTGTTAGAGCTTAAAAACTTGTAGCATGAAAAACACACCCCGCCCCTCTAACTCCCTTTATATGAGCTGAGTGCCACCTTCTATCCTGGCAGTGAGATGAAAAAGGAACCATGGGCTTCATCTTGATAACCGCTTTGTTCCTCGGTAGCCTTGGTAAGTACTGGCATCTAATTTATTCCCAGCATCGAGTAATGTAAACAAGCAAGACTTCAAAATTTGATAATCAGCAAGCACACGACAAAGAAATTACTGATGATGTTGCCATATTCTGCAGTCATGGCTAATACTATGGTCTCCCCTGAATTCAGGCTTGATCTCTGTCTCAGGATCTGAGTCTCAGTCTGTGGAGGTCCTGCATGGTGAAAATGTCACACTGCGGTGCCGCAACATCTCCAAAGGTCCAACACAGACAGAGTGGTTCAGAATGGTCAACAGAACCAAGGGCAGCTGTATCTCTTCTATGTACGGCTATCAAGACACTGCTGCATTCTGTGATGGAGTTCACCTTGGAAAATATGAAATGAGTTCCAACAACTCCACTGTTTTTCTAAGCATCAACCGGGTAGATTTATCGGACTCTGGGCTGTACTTCTGTGGATTTTACATAACAGCACATACAGTTATTGCAAAAGTAATTGAGTTAAACATTCAAGGTAAGATTGTGGTGGAGGCAATAACACTTCCAGTTTAATGTTCTTATCATTTCTGTGTCGTCTCACAATTAAAGGCAAACAGGAGATCAGAATACATAAAATTATATTATGCACATTGATTACAGGCACCAGTGGCTCCAACTGTGAAACCAAGGAAAATAATCAAGGTAAGAAAgtatttcttttccttttttttttcaaaaaatggaTAAAGAGGTCGATTTCCTGAATAAACATAAGAGTCTTTCTAAATTTGTGAACAAAGTGAACAATAATATTGTGCACTGCAGAGAAACCAGATGGAAACACAAACCTGATGACTGTAACCTTAGGCGGTCTAACTGTTTTCTTCATGATGGCTGTTATTGGTTTGGCTGTTAAAAACAAGCAGCTTCATGAAGGTACAGTTCACATGTAATTTGTTACATATACAGTTTAAGTTGAGTTTACTGTTATTTAActaatcttttattttgttacttaGCTGCAAATAAAGGACTGAATCCTGTAAGACACAAGGTGAGTGTCTTGCATAGTGTGGAGAATGAGAGGGTGGAGTCAGTTTACAAATCAGAAGATTACAGGCAGAGGAGGTTGATTTTAATGATGCTGATATCAGTAGCTCTCAGCTGCTGTACACGATTCTATGATCAGTTTGTCAAAAGTTTAAATGCAGATTCTAAGGTTTCTGGTTTCATTTGCAGGATGAGGACCTTTTTGACCTGAACTCTGCAGCactgaaaacaataaaaggCAGAAGCTGTGCACTGAAGAGAGAAGTGCAAACTCATGTCATCTATGCCCCAGAAGATAGATTTGCTTTGTAGTAGCTCTGCAAatgatatataaatatttgcCTCAATAAAGTTCTAAAGTGCGTCTTTCATTTCTTGATTTATCGGACGTTGATCCACATCATAAAACAACTGTGATGAGGAGGAGCCACAAAGTATGCTGAGTGTAACTGCCAGTTTAGCTGCCATGTAGTTATAGTGGGGAGCCAAATGATCTGTTGGGGGAAGGGAGGTGTGAGATAAATCACCTCACAGGAAGAGAGAGCAGTGTGGGTCTGGCAGTCTCTACAGTCACTGGAGCTtgataaagtgtaaaaaaaaaaaaaaagcagtgacaACTGACCTACTAACATCTGACTAGATACCAAGATAAATGAACAACATGGAATATTCTAGTCTTACAAGAGGTGATAAACATTGTATGAGTCTGAAATAACCACAGGAAGACTTTAGCGCTGACTACAAACATCACATAAGTTGTTTTCAGTACAAAGTGTAACACTACATTAAAACTGCTGCTTACACTCTTATGTATCCATGATCAGATTGTTTCTTGTTTCAGTAGATATAGTGACATTTTGCTTGCTTAGTTTTCTCTAGACTGCCAGTGAACATGcgtataaaaaaacaaagggcTAATCTTGCGCCTGCATGCATATGCAGGTGCAACAAGTCTTTAGCCACTCCCCCTTGTTATTTTCCACTGTGCTGACAACAAAAACGAAAGCCACAGAGAGACTAGCCTTTAGCTCTGCAATAAAAATGCATGCAACAAAAGCAGTGGCCCTTTGACACCATCTCACAGCAGCCCCCTTTTTCAAACACTTTTCACTTTTATGCAGGTTTCAATAGCTGCACAGCCTGAAATCCTCATAGGACAGAACATATCTATGCTGTCTTCACACATTTGCCCCCATTATTCCAAACACATGGCAAGGTACCGCCAATGCTgtcatgctgctgctacatgtAGATAATATGTATGCCAGTGTGGTAAGTGAGTGGTAGAAATGTGTCCTCTTTGCTGAAACCTTTACCACTGAGCTCAGTCAGTTCAGATACGTGATGGTGAGCTTCATGAGAACAGCTTTACCGCTCTGTTTCCTGGCACTTCATAACAATAAGTTTAATAAGTGGCCATTTCAAAACTCAGTCACAATGTACTACAGAGACAATTACCAGATAAGATTTTGTTGTTGATGAACCGAACGTTTTAATTATTGTTGTTTAACTTCAATCAATCACTTTATGGTttatgacctctgacctttgagaCCTCTCTTGGCTTTTATTTGCAGAATCTGGACTGGGACCTGGATAGAGCAGCATTACTTTTCTACCAAAGTACCTGGATTCTTGGATGGATGTGTCATGGTTTGGTATTTTGAGTCATATTTGTTTCTTGAGTATTACGTTGTTTTCTGATTTAATTCCCTGGTTGCATTGATATTATGTATCATTTGggtttttctggatttgtttGAGGTCCCTGTGttggcgtccctctcccctccctccaagacctctacaaCACCCGAAAGGCCCCCcacatcacaggagaccccacccacccttaacactgcttcttcagtctgctgccatcaggaaagagactgcgaaGCCTCctggccaggaccagcagactgagggacagcttcacccaccaggctgtcaggaagctgaactgtctccctgctgtgccccactttctcccccttccctctacaaaaAAACCCTAACCCTGACTGAGTTGACCTGCTTTATGTTTCTTTGGTTTggtcatgtttcctgttttactttgaaagtcctgtctcccttgtgcttttacttcccctgtgttcCCACCTTTCACCTGTCATTgtttgccccgccctaatgtgtttcacctgtgtcttgtgtgaagtatacaaggttatttacgcaatgacatgatatagACCACATATGTacttgattatataagcttacacttagagaaaaacacatctataactcttacagagagttagggaggaactctttgatgcggtgaaggccgaagcactaggagccACGGACCTAAGATAAATcaaccaacatagaagggacgaagtgtttcatagtcataaatatgttagaccaattatgataattagtaggtggagataaaagggcaacatgtcccaatatgggaataccaacgagggtcttgaagaactgtttatctattatgcaaatgtacctcaactttcaataaaacaagcctgtgtccagggaaggggcagaacacttatggacgggagtgaagcagactgaaaggcctgtgttcactgtgttctcccttttgcaaaaggcgaaactacaaaacccagggtattttctttcactcaatgttctgaatacaggagacggaatctgacaatccggggtgaccagggaaggtcacgacacttGTTAtcttgtctatttaagtcttgtgtcCCCTTTGTCTGTGCTGGATTGTCTTGTTTGTCACCCATCCTCCCTGGTTTTTGTTCTTCGTTTGGTTGATTTCTAGTTAGGAACTTCCTTGATTGTAGTTTGTATTTTTGAGTTTAGGTTGGGTTTAGAAAATAGCATAAatggctatatatatataattgtcTTGGAGTGTAGAAACTCACCAGCCAGCAACAAAGCAACAGTGAAATCTAAACCACAGGAAGACCGGGTTTCACCTATAACCACACACATCAGGGATTACATACTTTAAAATCAATGATGCTACTGAAGGAAATTACACATCAGCCCCCTCTGACAccggctgtgttcgaaatcactccccaatcactatatagggccctatATAGTCCCTccaccattttgtagtgctgtccgaaatcttagtgagaaattatagaccccatatagggccctcaatgtatcccacaatgcatcttgaaatgtagtgtccatccgatggtcactacttttagcaaTATGTATTGCTATTGCTATCAGTAAGAACAAGACTAACACTGTTTGGACCACGAGTCCTCCAGGTTACAGAACATGTATCAAAAAGAATATCAAATATTTCAGATTACAGATGGCAGCATTGTGATGAAATACATAGAGGTTGTCTCGATTTTGGGTGGGGCATAAATGCAGATGACCTCACAGGTCACCTCTTAAGGCATACAGGGTATTAATAACTTGATGCCAGAGTATATTCTGATACTACAACAGTAGATAATAATGTACATGTGACAGCAGACAACATGAAGACGACAGGTTATTTATAAAGCCGATTCTTTTATTTGTGGAAAAAATGAAATTAGAAATGAAATTAAgattttcttattattatgtctctgtgttatatatattttatttgtatcatATCATCTGAATATTAAATATTCAGTGCAGTGAGTTAACACTGTATGTAGTCTGTTTAACAACTGGTTTGGCAGCAGAAACACTCCGCCTCTTAAACTGAGAGCCTCCTTCCTGGGTCACACATTATTTACGGACACTGCAGACTTTCAGTCATACACACAATGATGAACTCTGCCTTAAAATCAGCTTTACGTTTCTGCATCCTTTGTAAGTACAGGCTTTCATCTATTCTTCACATCACTTATGTATAAATGTACGGTATTTTTAGCACAATTTAGCCATTGTGTGTTTACAAAGGTGTTTTACACACGTATCTTTCCTGTCATGTCTAATGTGTGTTACAGTCGGGATCACTGTCTCAGGTTCAGGGTTTAACACTGTGGAGGTCCTGCCTGGTAAAGACGTCACACTGCATTGCCCCAACATTCCCAACAATGCAGTGATCCTATTCTGGCTCAGACTGGTCAACATTAACATGgtcagctgtgtctctgttaTGACTGGATTTAGCAGCAATCCCTCATATTGTGATGCATTTAAAAATGACAGCTTTCAAATGAGCTCCAACATGACCACCATCTTTCTCACAATCAAACAAGTGGATTTATCAGACTCAGGGCTGTATTTCTGTGGATTTTACACAAGTGGAGTTCTACATGTTAGtgtgacacatttaaatgttgaaGGTAAGATAACTGAACAGGCATTACTTTGAGCCTGATTTCTGTTAGTTAATATCGCCGTCTTAAACATCATGTATGCTGTATTTAATATGATTAAGAATTAAATGTTCCTTTAAAGGCAGTGAGGACCCTCACAGTGACATGAACAACAAATATAAATGTAAGAATTCTTTCACTGTCCAAATAATCACATATTCAAAGCTTAAACATTTCAGCCACTTTTATCGATTTTATGATCTCGTAGCAGACGCAGAGAACACAGTGAAGCTGACCCTGGGGGCTGTCACCATTTTCCTTGTAATCGTCATCATAGGTCTGGTTGTTCAAAACAGAAAACTTCAGACAGGTACTTTTCCATAGTATTTCTCTTATAGTTGTGTCAATAATGCAAAACTGCATTAAACTGACCACATGTCTCGTTTCTGTTACTTAGCTGATAAAGAACAGAATACAGAGCCAAGTCAGGTAAAACCAACTATGACATGCATatatattgtgtttatttataggATTGAAATTAGCTTTTCTCTAAATGCATGCATGTCGTGTTATACATTTGTTCTTATTATATCATAAATATCAATCATATTTTATCATATCACATTGTGTATAACTATCTGCCCCTGTTGTGACTATAAATGCTGTTTTCACAGAATCATGGCTCTGATGATCTGAATAAAGCTGCGTTGACATTTCAAACACAACGTAAAAGAAGAGAACCAGAAACACATGTGATTTATGCTGTTAACAGATAGATCGTGACTGTATTATGTTGTATACAGCTGTATTAGTACAATCTGTAGACTATGTGTAACTAGGGTGTGGAATGAATAACAATTACAATTTTTTAAATCTCTGCATttgcttattgtttttttaaagtctttGTTTTATCCAGATTGTCTTGTGTTGTAGTCTTACAGTGTTTTTGTCCTTCACAAGTAAAATAAAAGTCtacatctgtaaaaaaaaatgaataaataaattcacATGTATAGTGgtgtgaaaaaagtgttttccccctttttgtgatttctttctctttttttgtacatttgtcACGTTTGTCACTAAACCTACATGGTATTCATGATGATATTGCAATCAAGCATTTGCAATAATAGCAATGAGTCCTTACAGCACTGTGAAGGAAATTTGGTCGTATTATTTTTGCAGAATTGTTGTAATTCAGCCACATTGGAGGGTTTTCTATCATGAACCACTTTTTTAAGGTGATGCAACAGACATTCTCCTTCAGGATGTTTTG
This region includes:
- the LOC114450995 gene encoding uncharacterized protein LOC114450995, with product MGFILITALFLGSLGLISVSGSESQSVEVLHGENVTLRCRNISKGPTQTEWFRMVNRTKGSCISSMYGYQDTAAFCDGVHLGKYEMSSNNSTVFLSINRVDLSDSGLYFCGFYITAHTVIAKVIELNIQGTSGSNCETKENNQEKPDGNTNLMTVTLGGLTVFFMMAVIGLAVKNKQLHEAANKGLNPVRHKDEDLFDLNSAALKTIKGRSCALKREVQTHVIYAPEDRFAL
- the LOC114451173 gene encoding uncharacterized protein LOC114451173 translates to MGFILITTLFLSSLGLISVSGSESQSVEVLHGENVTLWCRNISKGPTQTEWFRMINRTKGSCISSMYGYQDTAAFCDGLHLGKYEMSSNNSTVFLSINRVDLSDSGLYFCGFYMTAHTVIAKVIELNIQGTSGSNCETKENNQEKPDGNTNLMTVTLGGLTVFFMMAVIGLAVKLQKLKKAINEQQPEQSKNLRSDDLNYAALSFQAKAKRSHRPKRELEPNVVYAATR